In a single window of the Elaeis guineensis isolate ETL-2024a chromosome 8, EG11, whole genome shotgun sequence genome:
- the LOC105061426 gene encoding uncharacterized protein, whose translation MASTEEMIGDADAFPAVNASRELNLGVPEQFPVDPVSSDVATSKELKEEAEAEAEARAKAKGDASEKCDLGGTLTSVLMVSGVVVVAVGVAFFVTKKLKEA comes from the exons atggCAAGCACAGAAGAAATGATAGGAGACGCCGACGCTTTCCCCGCGGTGAATGCCTCCAGAGAACTGAACCTTGGCGTGCCCGAGCAGTTCCCCGTCGACCCCGTCTCCTCGGATGTTGCGACTTCCAAGGAGCTTAAG GAagaggcagaggcagaggcagaggcGAGAGCCAAGGCGAAGGGTGATGCGTCGGAAAAGTGCGATTTGGGCGGCACTCTGACGTCGGTTCTCATGGTCTCTGGCGTGGTCGTCGTTGCAGTTGGGGTGGCATTCTTTGTCACAAAGAAGTTGAAAGAAGCATAA